In the genome of Verrucomicrobiota bacterium, the window AGCGCTCGTTCTCCATGCCGCCGCTGTAAAGCTGGATGAACCGCACGCCGCGCTCGACGAGCCGCCGCGCCATGAGGCATTGCTTCGCGAAGTGCGTGCAGCGCTTGTCGTCGAGGCCGTAGAGTTTCTGGATATGCTCGGGCTCCTTGGTCACGTCGAGCGCGTCGGGCGCGGCCATCTGCATGCGATACGCGAGCTCGAAGCTCTCGATGCGCGCCGCGAGCTCGGAGTCGCCGGAGGTTTGCCTCTGGTGGTGGGTGTTGAGTTTCTTCAGCAGTTCGAGTTGGGCGCGCTGTTGCGAGTCGGTCGTCTCCGCCGGGCGCGTGACGTTGTTGATGGGGTCGCCCTGGATGTTCAGCGCCGTGCCTTGGAAGACGCCCGGCAGGAAGCCCGCGCCCCAGTTCGATGCGTGTCCCTTGGGCACGCCGCGGCCGAGGGTGTCATACATCACGATGAAGCCCGGCAGGCTCTGGTTCTCCGAGCCGAGCCCGTAGGTGACCCACGAGCCGACGCACGGAAAACCCATGCGGCTGAAGCCGGTGTTGATCTGGAAGAGCGCGGGCGAGTGGTTGTTTGTCTCCGTGAAGCACGAGTGGATGAACGCCATGTCGTCCACGTGTCGCACCATGTTCGGGAAGATTTCGCTCGCCCACGTGCCGCTGCGGCCGTGTTGCGCGAACTTGAACGGCGACTTCATCAGCGGGCCGA includes:
- a CDS encoding DUF1501 domain-containing protein, with the protein product GPLMKSPFKFAQHGRSGTWASEIFPNMVRHVDDMAFIHSCFTETNNHSPALFQINTGFSRMGFPCVGSWVTYGLGSENQSLPGFIVMYDTLGRGVPKGHASNWGAGFLPGVFQGTALNIQGDPINNVTRPAETTDSQQRAQLELLKKLNTHHQRQTSGDSELAARIESFELAYRMQMAAPDALDVTKEPEHIQKLYGLDDKRCTHFAKQCLMARRLVERGVRFIQLYSGGMENERSWDGHVDIAANHRQFAGETDIPIAGLLTDLKQRGLLDSTLIVCCGEFGRLSVSQKGARPGRDHNPHAFTTWFAGGGVKGGVHHGSTDEIGQNAVVDKVSINDLHATILHLIGMDHEKLTYRFNGRDFRLTDVAGEVVKPILA